The sequence CAAGAGACAGTCTGGTTGCTGTAGGTGACCCAAACTCAGCCGATGAAAATGGTAACACCAGAGTAAACGTGGTAATACAAAAAACAATGAAACCCCACAATACCACATTTGAAGACTATTATACTGCAACTTACGCCCAATTTGCATCTCAAAATTTGGGCTTTATACCAGTATCAGATGGTACATTGACGGTAAATGGGATCAAAGCTTTAGAAAATGTTTATAAAGTCAATTCCAGAGATCAAAAGCGTGCCATATGGATTTTGAAAAACAACAGTATATACATCATCCTTTGCAGTGCACCAGCATCTGAATTTAACAACCAGCAAAAAAACTTCGAAATCATAATCAACAGTTTTAAAGTCATTTAATGTAACCATGAGTTAAGGTGGTATATTGAAAAAAAGTGTTTATCTCATATTAATCATTATTATTGCCGTTGTCTTAGTCTTTTTTTATTTAAAAACACCGGATACATTAAATAACATCACATCAGGAAATGACAGTGTAAATACATATTCTGCAAATGGTATTTCGTTTAATTACTCCAAAAACTGGGAGATTACTAATAAAACAGGTAAATATGTAATTGTATATCTTAAAGATACTGATGCAAACGAAACTGATAATAAACCCGGTGCAGTGGTTGAAATTTCTAAAAAAGCATCGGAAGGTATACCCCTTGAAAAATTTTTTGATGAAGTTAAAACAGGGGCTTCAGGGGTACCTGGGTACAGGCAATTATCTGAAAGAAAAATGAAGATGGATAATGAAACTGCTTAT comes from Methanobacterium sp. and encodes:
- a CDS encoding PsbP-related protein, with the translated sequence MKKYLPVLILISAVVLASGCTDSGNQTSGDVNSKNEVYIGDEVTFEYPEGWETISSHARDSLVAVGDPNSADENGNTRVNVVIQKTMKPHNTTFEDYYTATYAQFASQNLGFIPVSDGTLTVNGIKALENVYKVNSRDQKRAIWILKNNSIYIILCSAPASEFNNQQKNFEIIINSFKVI
- a CDS encoding PsbP-related protein; the protein is MKKSVYLILIIIIAVVLVFFYLKTPDTLNNITSGNDSVNTYSANGISFNYSKNWEITNKTGKYVIVYLKDTDANETDNKPGAVVEISKKASEGIPLEKFFDEVKTGASGVPGYRQLSERKMKMDNETAYEFSASGMDNGIEEQFRVVLLEKGGYIYMIACGTREPAYLASKNSDFDIIINSFKVQ